A single Botrytis cinerea B05.10 chromosome 1, complete sequence DNA region contains:
- the Bcvel2 gene encoding Bcvel2, with the protein MNTTAYASPPRDMHPRSTMPSLHDTTYRSGPPHQGAPYSMPQTMASQHSTISAYEQYNNSLPVSRPPPPEHLPSSEAVSSFSIGLPGQEPSPRSITVDGRKYTLEVQQQPKRARMCGFGDKDRRPITPPPCVKLSITEIATGKEVDVNNIEHGMFVLNVDLWSADGERPVNLVRHSQTSPSISATVPVSYTQIQGGAAAYSSLLPGQSQREPTSPTYGSAPPFQGAGFSPFPGPPQVSAYSQQQPGQQSGYGGNPNYPPPNGYQVAPQQSNYYYPQPSQSIPSHNNQDPYPSRPFTPQDLGIGRIPISQTNPPQGMFTRNLIGSLSASAFRLTDPDDRIGIWFVLQDLSVRTEGDFRLRFSFVNVGVPSAPQNNANSSCSVNTGKAPVLASCFSEVFKVYSAKKFPGVVESTPLSKCFATQGIKIPIRKDGKDGPGKGGKDGSRGDDDDDY; encoded by the exons atgAATACTACAGCATATGCTTCACCACCTCGCGACATGCATCCTCGATCAACCATGCCAAGTCTTCACGATACAACATATCGATCTGGTCCACCTCATCAGGGAGCTCCGTACTCGATGCCACAAACAATGGCATCTCAACATTCCACCATTTCCGCCTACGAACAATACAACAATTCTCTGCCTGTCTCTCGCCCTCCTCCCCCAGAACATTTACCATCCTCAGAGGCCGTGTCGTCATTTTCTATTGGGCTTCCAGGTCAAGAACCATCACCTCGGTCCATTACTGTAGATGGGAGAAAATATAC TTTGGAAGTCCAACAACAACCAAAGCGAGCTCGAAtgtgtggatttggagaCAAG GATCGTCGGCCTATCACTCCTCCTCCATGCGTTAAACTTAGTATAACAGAGATTGCCACTGGGAAAGAGGTAGACGTCAA CAACATCGAACATGGAATGTTTGTGCTTAACGTAGACTTGTGGTCAGCGGATGGCGAACGTCCAGTCAATCTTGTTCGCCACTCGCAAACTTCTCCTTCGATCTCAGCCACAGTTCCAGTATCCTATACACAAATACAAGGAGGTGCAGCTGCATATTCGAGCCTACTTCCCGGACAAAGTCAACGAGAGCCCACCAGCCCAACCTATGGTAGTGCGCCACCTTTCCAGGGAGCTGGGTTCAGTCCGTTTCCGGGCCCTCCACAAGTGAGCGCATACTCACAGCAACAACCCGGACAGCAATCGGGTTACGGTGGAAATCCCAACTACCCACCTCCAAATGGATATCAAGTAGCACCTCAACAGTCAAACTATTATTACCCCCAAC CATCTCAATCCATCCCAAGCCACAATAACCAAGATCCTTACCCCTCTCGTCCTTTCACCCCACAAGATCTGGGAATAGGTCGCATACCCATAAGCCAGACAAATCCCCCACAAGGAATGTTCACACGAAATCTTATTGGCAGTTTGTCGGCTTCTGCATTTCGTCTTACAGACCCGGATGATCGAATCGGGATCTGGTTTGTGCTTCAAGACCTTTCCGTCCGAACCGAAGGGGATTTCCG CCTTCGATTCTCATTCGTCAATGTTGGTGTTCCTTCAGCACCACAAAATAACGCCAACTCATCGTGTTCCGTTAACACTGGCAAGGCCCCTGTTCTTGCTTCATGTTTCTCGGAGGTGTTTAAGGTTTACTCCGCAAAGAAGTTTCCTGGTGTGGTAGAAAGTACACCATTAAGTAAATGCTTTGCTACACAAG GTATCAAAATCCCAATCCgaaaggatggaaaggatggtCCAGGAAAAGGAGGAAAAGACGGTAGCCGAGgcgatgacgatgatgactATTAG
- the Bcerd1 gene encoding Bcerd1, which produces MDGDPAVENELDSFSRTLPLPYRVALIIVLGVWAWGANLHYLSIVKINVPSLIQYPQRASPRTDPPHHLSAYRLATYLTIPLVLFILLFWALSHRDPALVVYYDFLPITYICLLFLAFLVPLRRASYSGRLHFLSALKRVSVGGLALPNEGKFGDILLADVLTSYAKIIADLFVSFCMFFTPSGSATSRPDRGCGGQYIVPIMIAIPSLIRFRQCIIEYLRVKNSRSSASGWGGQHLANALKYSTAFPVIIFSAMQRNLSVNETSINITTTTLYRFWLLSVLINSLYSFYWDVTKDWDLTLLTPSSRNTASYPLRPRLYLPTKELYYMTILFDFLLRFTWSLKLSPHLDHFADFESGIFLLEVLEVARRWMWIFLRVETEWGREKEKGNANGLLGGPGVDDVLLGDYRDEDDYSD; this is translated from the exons ATGGATGGAGACCCTGCTGTTGAGAATGAGCTCGACTCTTTCAGTCGCACTCTTCCCTTACCCTATAGGGTTGCATTGATCATTGTATTAG GAGTCTGGGCTTGGGGCGCAAATCTTCattatctttcaattgttAAAATT AATGTTCCTTCACTCATCCAATACCCACAACGAGCTTCTCCACGAACTGATCCTCCGCATCATTTGTCTGCGTATCGACTTGCTACGTATCTCACAATCCCCCTTgtcctcttcatcctcctcttctgGGCACTCTCCCACCGCGACCCAGCTCTAGTAGTCTACTATGACTTTCTTCCAATAACTTACATTTGCCTGCTCTTCCTCGCATTTTTGGTCCCCTTACGCCGCGCATCTTACTCTGGCCgtctccatttcctctccgCCCTCAAGCGTGTTTCAGTTGGCGGCCTTGCTCTTCCTAATGAAGGCAAATTTGGCGACATCCTCCTGGCTGATGTTCTCACCTCCTATGCGAAAATAATAGCCGACCTTTTCGTCTCCTTTTGCATGTTCTTCACCCCTTCTGGCAGCGCAACTTCTCGGCCTGATCGTGGTTGTGGCGGGCAATATATCGTCCCTATTATGATCGCGATCCCCTCACTTATTCGTTTCCGACAATGCATAATCGAATACCTACGAGTTAAGAATTCACGCTCATCAGCTTCTGGATGGGGTGGTCAACACTTAGCCAATGCGCTCAAGTATTCCACAGCGTTTCCTGTAATAATATTCTCTGCTATGCAGCGAAACCTCTCGGTAAATGAAACCTCGATAAACATCACCACAACAACACTCTATCGATTCTGGCTACTAAGCGTACTCATCAACTCTCTATACTCTTTCTACTGGGATGTGACTAAAGATTGGGACCTCACTCTCCTCACTCCGTCATCAAGAAATACAGCCTCCTACCCCCTTCGACCTCGCCTATACCTCCCTACAAAAGAGCTCTACTACATGACCATTCTCtttgatttccttctccGTTTCACATGGTCTCTCAAACTCTCTCCTCATCTTGACCATTTCGCCGATTTTGAAAGCGGCATTTTCTTGTTGGAGGTTTTGGAAGTTGCTAGgagatggatgtggatattcCTGAGAGTGGAGACGGAATggggaagagaaaaggagaagggcAATGCAAATGGATTGCTAGGTGGCCCGGGAGTGGATGATGTTCTATTAGGCGATTATAGGGACGAGGATGACTATAGTGATTAA
- the Bcpex10 gene encoding Bcpex10 has product MTDHVSEISPSDVKGPSYQYPFAAAPDIIRSHQKDAYFEGVLLNHLSNLLRRLYGARFLHTYTNEARTFSELLYLGLTTFIGNRTLGEEYCDIVQIEDDTLRLPDISRRAGYILSSILLPYSLTKILPSFRTRIRNKLEANLRKLTRKAQQKSYSYKFQQYILTHLSTITSPSPVHALTLTVFYFSGSYYQLSKRLLGLRYIFTKRIAPSEQRVGYEVLGVLLLLQMSVQTYLHLNNTFSADVPSTAPGSSAVLSNGVEIPLDSPSSPSVLLASSSAIPHSSSSIGKTTNTPVLTGARYDLSNDKVMGWIKGEQNRKCTLCLEELKDPSVLGCGHVFCWSCIGDWVREKPECPLCRREVLIQHILPLRG; this is encoded by the coding sequence atgaCGGATCATGTATCTGAGATATCCCCCTCGGATGTCAAGGGTCCATCCTATCAGTACCCATTCGCAGCAGCACCAGACATTATTCGATCACATCAAAAAGATGCATATTTTGAAGGAGTTCTCCTGAaccatctttcaaatctcctGCGCCGGTTGTATGGAGCAAGATTTCTTCACACGTATACCAATGAAGCGCGAACATTTTCCGAATTGCTCTATCTCGGTCTCACAACCTTCATTGGTAACCGCACATTAGGAGAAGAGTACTGTGATATTGTTCAGATCGAAGATGATACTCTAAGACTTCCCGACATTTCTCGACGCGCAGGCTATATTTTGAGTTCAATACTTCTTCCATATTCTCTTACCAAGATCCTCCCATCATTTCGCACTCGCATCCGTAATAAGCTCGAAGCCAATCTTCGCAAGCTTACCCGAAAAGCACAACAAAAGTCATACTCCTACAAATTTCAACAATATATTCTCACCCATCTCTCAACAATCACGTCACCCTCGCCCGTTCACGCCCTTACACTCACCGTCTTTTATTTTTCGGGGTCTTATTACCAACTGTCAAAACGTCTATTGGGACTACGTTATATCTTTACAAAGCGCATTGCTCCATCAGAGCAACGTGTAGGATATGAAGTCTTAGGTGTacttctcctccttcaaATGAGCGTGCAAACCTACCTCCACCTAAACAATACCTTCTCCGCCGACGTTCCTTCCACTGCACCTGGAAGTTCCGCAGTTCTATCTAATGGCGTAGAAATCCCCCTTGACTCCCCGTCTTCCCCTAGCGTACTCCTCGCCTCATCCTCGGCTATTCCCCATTCCTCCAGCTCTATTGGCAAAACTACAAATACACCTGTGCTAACAGGCGCACGATACGATCTGAGTAATGACAAGGTTATGGGATGGATAAAGGGCGAGCAAAACAGAAAATGTACCTTGTGCTTGGAGGAACTGAAAGATCCGAGTGTGTTGGGATGTGGACATGTATTTTGTTGGAGCTGTATTGGAGATTGGGTTAGAGAAAAGCCGGAATGCCCTCTATGTAGAAGAGAGGTTTTGATTCAACATATTCTCCCATTGAGAGGATGA
- the Bccyp51 gene encoding Bccyp51, with protein sequence MGILEAVTGPLAQEISQRSTGVVVAAGVAAFIVLSVVLNVLNQVLFANPNEPPMVFHWLPVIGSTITYGMDPYKFFFDCRAKYGDIFTFVLLGKKTTVYLGRKGNDFILNGKLKDLNAEEIYTVLTTPVFGKDVVYDCPNAKLMEQKKFMKIGLSTEAFRSYVPIIQMEVENFMKRSSAFKGPKGTADIGPAMAEITIYTASHTLQGKEVRDRFDTSFASLYHDLDMGFSPINFMLHWAPLPHNRARDHAQRTVAKTYMDIIQNRRAQATEAEFKSDIMWQLMRSSYKDGTPVPDKEIANMMIALLMAGQHSSSSSISWIMLRLASRPDIMEELYQEQIQVLGADLPALKYEDLSKLPLHQNVLKETLRLHTPIHSIMRKVTTPMPISGTKYVIPTSHTLMASPGCTSRDDEFFPEALEWDPHRWDLGSGRVVGNDQDEEFQDYGYGMISKGASSPYLPFGAGRHRCIGEQFATVQLVTIMATVVRLFKFKNIDGSKDVIGTDYASLFTRPLAPAVVAWERR encoded by the exons ATGGGGATTCTTGAAGCTGTAACCGGGCCATTGGCTCAGGAAATTTCGCAGCGGTCAACTGGCGTTGTTGTAGCTGCTGGCGTGGCAGCATTCATCGTTCTATCTGTCGTTCTCAATGTTTTGAACCAAGTGTTATTTGCAAACCCCAATGAGCCTCCCATGGTCTTCCACTGGCTCCCAGTAATTGGCAGCACTATCACTTATGGTATGGACCCTTAcaaattcttcttcgattgtCGCGCAaag TATGGTGACATTTTCACATTTGTCTTGCTTGGAAAGAAGACCACCGTATATCTCGGACGCAAGGGCAACGACTTTATTCTCAATGGCAAGCTCAAGGATCTCAACGCGGAGGAGATATATACTGTTTTGACAACCCCCGTATTTGGCAAAGATGTAGTTTACGACTGCCCAAATGCGAAGTTGATGGAGCAAAAGAAG TTCATGAAAATTGGCTTGTCTACAGAAGCTTTCCGATCCTACGTCCCAATCATACAAATGGAGGTGGAAAACTTTATGAAGCGTTCTTCGGCGTTCAAAGGTCCAAAGGGAACTGCTGACATTGGTCCCGCTATGGCTGAAATCACCATCTACACTGCTTCGCACACTCTGCAAGGAAAGGAAGTCCGCGATCGATTCGATACCTCCTTTGCCTCTCTCTACCACGACCTCGACATGGGCTTCAGTCCTATCAACTTTATGCTTCACTGGGCCCCTCTCCCTCACAACCGTGCCCGCGATCATGCCCAGCGAACTGTAGCCAAAACCTATATGGATATCATTCAAAACCGACGTGCTCAAGCTACGGAAGCAGAGTTCAAATCTGATATTATGTGGCAGTTGATGCGCTCGTCTTACAAGGATGGAACTCCAGTTCCAGATAAGGAAATCGCTAACATGATGATTGCTCTTCTCATGGCCGGACAAcattcttcctcatcttctatCTCGTGGATTATGCTTCGCCTCGCCTCACGCCCAGACATTATGGAAGAACTCTACCAAGAACAAATCCAAGTCTTAGGTGCTGATCTCCCTGCTCTCAAGTATGAGGATTTGTCCAAACTCCCTCTCCATCAGAACGTTCTCAAGGAAACTCTACGCCTCCACACCCCAATCCATTCTATCATGCGCAAAGTTACCACACCAATGCCAATCAGCGGAACCAAATATGTCATTCCAACATCACATACACTTATGGCATCTCCTGGTTGCACAAGTCGAGATGACGAATTCTTCCCCGAAGCACTTGAGTGGGATCCTCACAGATGGGATCTTGGTTCCGGCCGTGTTGTTGGAAATGATCAGGATGAGGAATTCCAAGATTATGGTTACGGAATGATTAGCAAAGGCGCTTCCAGTCCTTACCTTCCATTTGGTGCTGGCAGACATAGATGCATTGGTGAACAATTCGCGACTGTACAGCTTGTCACGATCATGGCAACTGTCGTTAGATTGTTCAAATTTAAGAACATTGATGGCAGCAAGGATGTGATTGGTACCGATTACGCAAGTTTATTCACCAGGCCATTGGCGCCAGCCGTTGTAGCTTGGGAGCGACGATAA
- the Bcdga1 gene encoding Bcdga1, whose product MSGPTLNPEPALPEEREKLNLPPKSYADAAEETPESPDDGSNENNENRENGVNGQTAPSANGTGKYEPKHKVSVLRIVDTNGSDSTKSADEQDTRPSFDRQESKREYSATGLDDTPKSPPRQRHRKSSSQKSNGSNENGQDANTNTMAHTQNNTKHNTAVFKNEKNGSKLISVKPSGDYEKQLQRDHSEAPKPKDEKLVSGRQAGQRWHTSGIRWAPMNVPLQRRLQTLVVLFHTLCIAIFVSMFFFLCAIPLFWPILIPYMIYLITSKASISGTLSHRSNFFRSLPVWSLFASYFPARLHRTQELPPTRKYIFGYHPHGIISHGAFAAFATEALGFSQLFPGIKNTLLTLDTNFRIPLYREYALAMGLASVSKESCENLLSKGGPNREGMGRAITIVVGGAAESLDAQPYSLRLVLKRRKGFVKMAIRTGADLVPVLAFGENDLYDQFSADSHPWIHKFQLLVKKLMGFTIPLFHARGVFNYDVGLMPYRRPLNIVVGRPIKVIQSKTPEQQDIDRVHEEYVTELERLWDLWKDDFAPNRKGELQLVE is encoded by the exons ATGTCAGGGCCAACGTTAAATCCAGAGCCTGCTCTGCCAGAAGAACGCGAAAAGTTGAACCTTCCACCCAAAAGTTATGCCGACGCTGCCGAGGAAACACCAGAATCGCCAGACGATGGAAGCAATGAAAATAACGAAAACAGAGAGAATGGCGTGAATGGACAAACTGCCCCGAGTGCGAATGGCACGGGCAAATATGAACCTAAGCACAAAGTGTCAGTTCTGAGGATCGTGGATACGAACGGTTCAGATTCTACCAAATCTGCCGACGAACAGGATACAAGACCAAGCTTCGATAGGCAGGAGTCGAAAAGAGAATACTCGGCAACG GGCCTCGACGATACCCCGAAAAGCCCTCCTCGACAGAGGCACCGAAAATCATCTtcccaaaaatcaaatgggTCTAATGAGAATGGTCAGGACGCGAACACAAATACAATGGCTCATACTCAGAACAATACCAAGCACAACACGGCCGTCTTCAAAAACGAAAAAAATGGCAGCAAGCTCATCAGCGTGAAGCCCTCAGGGGATTACGAAAAACAGCTTCAAAGGGATCACAGTGAGGCCCCAAAGCCCAAGGACGAAAAACTGGTTAGTGGGAGACAAGCTGGACAAAGATGGCATACAAGCGGCATTCGATGGGCCCCAATGAATGTTCCACTTCAACGCAGACTTCAAACCTTGGTGGTACTGTTTCACACACTCTGCATCGCCATTTTTGTATCCATGTTCTTTTTTCTATGCGCGATACCCCTTTTCTGGCCAATATTGATCCCATATATGATCTACCTCATCACATCCAAGGCTTCAATATCCGGGACTTTGAGCCATCGTTCAAACTTCTTCCGGTCGCTACCTGTGTGGTCATTGTTTGCATCTTATTTTCCAGCCCGGTTACACAGAACTCAAGAGCTACCGCCGACGAGGAAATACATATTCGGATATCATCCCCATGGTATAATCTCCCATGGGGCGTTTGCCGCCTTTGCTACTGAAGCTCTTGGGTTTTCTCAGCTCTTCCCTGGTATCAAGAATACACTTCTCACGTTAGATACTAATTTCAGAATACCACTATATCGTGAATACGCTTTAGCAATGGGGCTTGCGTCTGTGTCTAAAGAATCTTGCGAGAATCTACTTTCAAAGGGCGGACCAAACAGG GAGGGCATGGGTCGCGCAATTACTATCGTTGTTGGAGGCGCAGCAGAATCACTGGATGCACAGCCATACAGTCTCAGATTGGTCCTTAAACGTCGCAAGGGTTTCGTCAAGATGGCCATCCGAACCGGTGCAGACTTGGTTCCGGTTCTAGCATTTGGCGAGAATGATCTTTATGATCAATTTTCAGCCGACTCACACCCATGGATCCACAAATTTCAATTACTGGTTAAGAAATTGATGGGATTTACCATACCCCTCTTTCATGCTAGAGGCGTCTTCAACTACGATGTTGGCCTTATGCCATATCGAAGGCCTCTAAATATTGTCGTCGGCCGGCCGATTAAAGTAATTCAATCTAAAACGCCAGAACAACAGGATATTGATCGCGTTCACGAGGAATATGTGACGGAACTGGAGAGGCTATGGGACTTATGGAAGGACGATTTTGCTCCTAATAGGAAGGGTGAGCTCCAGCTCGTTGAATGA